TAATGatgcgacgtcacaactgtcactaGTGACCATGAtatacgaaatacattgccgctcgaatatttttcaaaaaataattattctcTGGTGGTTAAgacaacataaaaaaatcattttgaattgttttatagcactaaaacctatgtctagtttaagtttgtggttatatccaaaaaacacagtgtataagcattttaaaacgttttaatattaatgaaGAGTGAatgccatgaaaaaaaaacacatgaaaACTAGACTTTATTCGCAAGGGCAGATTCTAATCTaaccaaaaccttaaaaggtcAAAGTTGGCTGGACAGAAAAAATCAGGAAAACATTTTTAAGTTTCATTTAGTTTTAGTTGTAGGTACATCGTTACCCTGTTAGTGATATACGGATATGTCAGtttcaaaaatgacgttttcatcatcacatttgacactgacaaccTTTGTCAGTGCCACCTGAGTCCGATCCCGGACTTTCGGTTTGAGCGCCATATTGATAGTCACGCTTCATggtaaatttttgtttttttgctcattaaaattgtttaaagtgtaatatcgatagcttattgtACAGTAAACTAAATGGTAGTGTGTATTGAATGGAGAATCAATCTTGAatcgcgtttaaccaccattttcgGTAACGGCcagtagtccacgtgctacttgtaaaatCCAggtatcgctttacaagagctgataaaatcaccgtacactgttttgtgctaaccgtacaattttagtcgtatttaaagctcctaagaccttgatactggcgaaatagtcaaactggactgaagccataatttataaaaaaagaagaagaagaagaagagtctgatccatatcgtatctttagcaaatttttgacttaCCTTAAAATTCAAATCGAGCCGATAGCAGAGGTATCTGACGAGcataattttaaacagaattaTAATGTATTATCATAGTAATAGAAATCACCCGTGCGACGGCCATATCATCCGTTCACGCGGCGCGCCTTGTCTTTTGTTTCCTTCTGATTTCCTGGCTTTAttcttaagttttattatgttggttattttgtattataaagtgttatactaataataataataaaatacatgttcAGCTTTCGCTTCGGCGGTGCCGGTGCCTGAAGAGCAGGCTGACTTCGAGTACCCGAGGTTCATCCAGTTTCCCGATGGCGACGGCGTTCCTCACACGGTGGACCTTCAGGAGGAGGTCGACCACAACCTCCTCGAAGACGTGCTGAGGAATCCGAATAATAATCTATACCTGCTTTATACCAGGTAACTTTTCCTACATATAAAGAGACAGACAGCATACATTCTCAACCGGCCTCCCTGAATTTGGGCCTTCAGGCTATATGGGCGATTGAACAACATGATGCATACAAACATGATGCACGCGTTCGTTATATACAGACTATGGTTATATACAGACTATGTAATTGTGCACTTTTCAGacaaacaatatacttatattgtTTGTTTGAAAAGCATACTCTTTGATGCTAATCTCAGGTCTTATCGCAAATCTCTAATATcttttctttaatatcttttgtggtgagcgttccgactgaCCGTCTAGTAACCTTCACCAAGAAGAAGTTTTgaccgaagggtgtcaagttcctACGTTTCCGCAGCCGGCCCCCTTGCACAGTAGGGTTGTGAAATTTGAGTTTGTTGTTGttggtttttagtttttaacataTAACTCATAGGTACTCGTACTACGTTATGCCAGTTTTGAGGTATTTATCTACGGGCCAACAGgttcctaaaaataaaaaacttttcatttcaaaaaaCGTGACCCATATCTACTGGTTTAATGTAAACACTCTTATTTCTGTACCACAGACGGAACCCACTTACCTCGCAGACGTTGGTCATCAACGACAGGAACTCGGTCCTGAACTCCAACTTCAACCCCAGCCACCCCACTGTTGTCATCGCGCACGGATGGCTCAGCAACCAGAACACCGACCTCAACCCCGTTATCAGAAACGGTAGGTTTTAGATTaccttataaaattttgttttttaaacacaaatattcataataaaatatctcATAGAAAAACCACTTCAGTAGGTACAATTTGTCTCACCTTGTAAATgtcatatgtaaataatttgtactaatattgtgtaacattttatttctCAACTTGGAAATTAAGCAAATGATTAGCAGTGAAAGCTGAAGACGCCGCATACGGTCTCCACAGAAGTGTCCATTTGAGGGCTTCCTCACTTTTTCATTTGAATTCTTGATGTTTATTGCAGTTTATAAATTCTATTTACCTcctaaaataaatcattattatcaCTTGTGAGCATAATAGGGATCTGCCCTATTCGCACGCTACTaataatttactccaaaataaatattaggggagTTAACTCTGGGTGATTCTGGCAGGAAGATGAAAAAACAGAGGCATCAATGTTAACGAAATGTGATTGGTGTCTGCCTAGAAATACACAcattaattaatgattattgATTTCTAGCTTTCCTCAACAAAGACGACGCTAACGTCATCGTCCTGGACTGGCGCCGCCTAGCCATCGGCGGTTACGTGACGGCTGTGAACGGAGTCCCCGCGGTCGGTCGCGGCCTCGGCCAGTTCCTGCGATTCGTACATGAAACCACTGGCGCACCCTACAGCTCCATGCACCTCGTTGGATTCAGCTTGGGCGCTCATCTGGTCGGCAACGCAGGAAGAGAATTGGGAGGAGCTGTTGCCCGTGTTACTGGTAAGTAAAATTAGATCGTCATGTATCAGATCATCGTAAGTCACCGTGGGTGATGAGTATATTAATTTGCACAGATCATTATCTAGGCATTGGTTCAGAATTGAAATGGgtgggtgggggggggggggaagttGGGGCGAATCCAgtggctgtagcacggtcgcatttttatcacttgtcactacgcCTGTCACTTTtacacatacttgttagaacgtgacaggcatagtgacaagagataaaaatgcgaccgtgctctCATCCGCAAGATGACAAAGGTTTATCGACAAATACTATTGAATACGGAGTATGTGTCATGTATATTGGCTCTGACGAGTTTCCGATGTTTCGGTACAGTCGCATTTGTCACCTTTAAACCTCAAACGCCAATTGAAAGCATCAGGAAGACAGACGCGATGAAAAGAAACATCATTGATTTCATACATTATTTCGATTCTAAATATCACTTGGAGAAACCCCAAAAATTATaactacctacataattatattgaacaatttttttcctgttggaaaatttcattgaattatcagtataaaactGAACACTTGGTACCAACTATAGATTATGCTTAATAAATTGGCTTTAAATTTTACACTAACAGAAATCACTAAAGCCCAACGCAAGTCTATTAAAGC
This region of Cydia pomonella isolate Wapato2018A chromosome 17, ilCydPomo1, whole genome shotgun sequence genomic DNA includes:
- the LOC133526989 gene encoding pancreatic triacylglycerol lipase-like codes for the protein MRTAIVLLAFAAFASAVPVPEEQADFEYPRFIQFPDGDGVPHTVDLQEEVDHNLLEDVLRNPNNNLYLLYTRRNPLTSQTLVINDRNSVLNSNFNPSHPTVVIAHGWLSNQNTDLNPVIRNAFLNKDDANVIVLDWRRLAIGGYVTAVNGVPAVGRGLGQFLRFVHETTGAPYSSMHLVGFSLGAHLVGNAGRELGGAVARVTGLDPAGPLWNLNRDRLSPNDGVYVEAIHTDGGYTIGGLGIGTAIANADFFPNGGISQPACLTNICNHNRAWELFAATVSYNHLIGRECSSNLQITLNTCRGQSLHMGNDDLRKWGSGKYRLDTARRYPF